From Virgibacillus ihumii, the proteins below share one genomic window:
- a CDS encoding TerC family protein encodes MLEYAWTLLILIGLEGLLSADNALVLAVIAKHLPDKQKKRAIDLGIYLAFIFRFAAIFLITFIADIWQVQAIGAAYLIYLGGKHVYKNVFSSKGDDSSEEANKPGSGFWPTVAKIGIADIAFAIDSILAAVALAVTLPNTPLPKFGGMDGGKFGIIVLASVAGLILIKFAANWFVKLLDVRPGLETTAYLIVAWVGVKLAVITLAHKDVGVLPAHFPHSAIWTIIFWAVLLGIAVIGWFVSGKTGAGNKINDGSSS; translated from the coding sequence ATGCTGGAATATGCGTGGACGTTATTGATACTGATAGGCTTAGAGGGCCTGTTGTCCGCTGACAACGCACTTGTGTTGGCCGTTATTGCGAAACATCTGCCGGATAAACAGAAAAAACGTGCAATCGATCTTGGGATTTATTTGGCTTTCATTTTCCGGTTTGCTGCCATATTTCTTATAACGTTCATTGCAGATATCTGGCAGGTACAAGCCATCGGTGCAGCTTATCTTATTTATTTGGGCGGAAAACATGTTTATAAAAACGTATTCAGTTCAAAAGGGGATGACAGCAGTGAAGAGGCGAACAAGCCTGGCTCAGGTTTCTGGCCTACTGTGGCAAAAATCGGAATAGCTGATATTGCGTTTGCAATAGATTCAATCCTTGCTGCCGTTGCACTTGCTGTCACTTTACCTAATACACCATTACCAAAATTCGGCGGGATGGACGGTGGGAAATTCGGTATTATTGTTCTTGCAAGTGTGGCAGGACTGATACTAATTAAGTTTGCTGCCAACTGGTTTGTAAAACTTCTTGACGTACGTCCCGGATTGGAGACGACTGCATACTTAATTGTCGCGTGGGTTGGTGTTAAACTTGCTGTCATTACACTTGCACATAAAGATGTTGGTGTTCTACCTGCACACTTTCCACATTCTGCTATCTGGACGATCATTTTCTGGGCAGTCCTGCTTGGTATTGCTGTAATCGGATGGTTTGTATCCGGTAAAACAGGTGCTGGTAATAAGATTAATGATGGGTCATCTTCCTGA
- a CDS encoding acyl-CoA dehydrogenase family protein, producing MDFNFSEELTMLRNTVRSFVDNEIMPHIAEWDREGKFDPSIMKRLADLGLMGVCIPEEYGGSGMDYNALAIVCEELERGDTAFRTSVSVHTGLNSMSILQWGTEEQKQKYLTPQAKGEKVGAFGLTEPGAGSDVVALRTTAKKDGDHYILNGQKSWISLCDSADHFLVFAYTDKDKKHHGISAFIVERTFEGFSSKATKGKLGIRSGNTGELFFDNVKVPKENLLGKEGEGFKIAMASLDNGRFTVAAGAVGQIRACLEASVKYCHERETFGKPIGQHQLVKQMLANMEAGLQMSSMLVYRAGELKNEGKRNTRETSLAKWQACDFANKAADDAVQVHGAYGYSDEYPVERYLRNSKAPVIYEGTREVHTLMQADYVLGYRQDKELNKMLPAWEGK from the coding sequence ATGGATTTTAATTTTTCAGAAGAGCTGACAATGCTCAGAAATACAGTCAGAAGTTTTGTTGATAACGAGATTATGCCCCATATAGCGGAATGGGACCGGGAAGGCAAATTTGACCCCTCCATTATGAAACGGCTTGCCGACCTCGGCTTAATGGGGGTTTGTATCCCGGAAGAATATGGCGGAAGCGGCATGGACTATAATGCACTTGCCATTGTGTGCGAGGAACTGGAACGCGGCGATACAGCCTTCCGTACTTCTGTCTCGGTTCATACCGGCTTAAACAGCATGTCCATTCTGCAGTGGGGTACCGAGGAACAAAAGCAAAAATACCTTACCCCGCAGGCGAAAGGTGAAAAAGTTGGTGCCTTTGGTCTGACTGAGCCAGGTGCCGGGTCCGATGTTGTCGCATTACGAACCACCGCTAAAAAAGATGGCGACCATTATATTTTAAACGGACAGAAGTCCTGGATTTCACTCTGTGACAGTGCCGACCATTTCCTTGTTTTCGCCTATACCGACAAGGACAAAAAACATCATGGAATATCAGCATTTATTGTCGAGCGGACATTTGAAGGTTTCTCCTCAAAAGCGACGAAAGGAAAACTCGGAATTCGTTCGGGAAACACCGGGGAGTTGTTTTTTGATAATGTAAAAGTGCCAAAAGAAAACCTGCTTGGTAAGGAAGGTGAAGGGTTCAAAATCGCGATGGCTTCCCTGGACAATGGAAGATTCACCGTTGCTGCCGGAGCAGTCGGTCAAATCAGAGCATGCCTTGAAGCAAGCGTGAAATACTGTCATGAGCGGGAAACGTTTGGAAAACCAATTGGTCAGCATCAGCTTGTCAAGCAAATGCTTGCCAACATGGAAGCTGGTCTGCAAATGAGCAGTATGCTGGTCTACCGTGCCGGTGAATTGAAAAATGAAGGAAAGCGGAATACCCGGGAAACATCCCTCGCAAAATGGCAGGCATGTGATTTTGCCAACAAAGCAGCAGATGATGCTGTCCAGGTGCACGGTGCGTATGGATATTCCGATGAGTATCCAGTTGAACGATACTTGCGCAACTCAAAAGCTCCTGTTATTTACGAGGGAACGCGTGAAGTTCACACGTTGATGCAGGCAGATTATGTCCTGGGTTATCGTCAAGATAAAGAGCTGAACAAAATGCTGCCGGCATGGGAAGGAAAATAA
- a CDS encoding CaiB/BaiF CoA transferase family protein — protein MSGALENIKVLDLSRVLAGPYCTMILGDLGAEVIKVEAPSGSDETRKWGPPFQNGVSAYYLCANRNKKSITVDLKSDEGVEVIKSLVNESDVIINNFKSGTMQRFGLDYDTLAEINPGIVYCSITGFGETGPYKDFPGYDFIIQAMSGLMSITGDKESGPQKLGVAITDILTGLYACIGIQGALLERTQSGKGQKLDISLYDAAVSSLVNIGSNYLMSGKIPERLGNHHANIVPYQTFQTINGEMVIAVGNDNQFKLLCKLLGKPEYAADDRFRTNPDRVANRDVLVPLLQDEFIQKPTDYWQEKCQENKIPCGPIQTIDEVVADPQLHARDMFINSEHPSAGPIRMIGSPLKLSRTPFELHHHPPDPGEHTEEILKQLGLTNTNN, from the coding sequence GTGTCTGGAGCGCTCGAAAATATCAAAGTGCTTGATTTGTCGCGCGTGCTCGCAGGCCCGTATTGTACGATGATTCTGGGCGACCTTGGTGCAGAAGTCATTAAAGTGGAAGCTCCCAGCGGAAGTGATGAAACAAGGAAATGGGGTCCCCCTTTTCAGAATGGCGTCAGTGCTTATTATCTTTGCGCAAACCGTAATAAAAAAAGTATCACAGTGGATTTAAAGAGTGATGAAGGTGTGGAAGTTATTAAATCACTCGTAAATGAAAGCGATGTCATCATTAATAACTTCAAATCAGGTACAATGCAACGGTTCGGTCTTGACTACGACACGCTTGCCGAAATAAACCCGGGCATTGTGTACTGTTCGATCACCGGGTTTGGGGAAACAGGTCCATATAAGGATTTTCCCGGCTATGATTTTATTATCCAGGCAATGAGCGGATTAATGAGCATTACCGGGGATAAAGAATCCGGACCACAAAAACTTGGCGTAGCCATTACGGATATTTTAACTGGGTTGTACGCGTGCATTGGAATTCAGGGTGCACTTTTGGAACGAACACAATCCGGCAAAGGACAGAAACTGGACATTTCCCTCTACGATGCTGCTGTTAGTTCGCTAGTAAATATCGGCAGCAATTATTTAATGTCCGGGAAAATTCCGGAGCGGCTTGGTAATCATCATGCCAATATTGTCCCTTATCAGACCTTCCAGACAATAAACGGTGAAATGGTGATTGCAGTCGGCAACGATAACCAATTCAAATTGCTTTGCAAACTGCTGGGAAAACCGGAGTATGCAGCAGATGATCGTTTTCGAACAAATCCGGACCGTGTTGCCAACCGTGATGTACTAGTCCCGCTACTGCAGGACGAATTTATACAAAAACCGACTGACTATTGGCAGGAAAAATGTCAGGAAAACAAAATTCCATGCGGACCGATTCAGACGATTGATGAGGTTGTTGCAGATCCGCAGCTGCACGCAAGAGATATGTTTATCAACAGCGAACACCCTAGTGCAGGGCCGATCAGGATGATAGGAAGTCCGCTGAAACTGTCACGGACACCATTCGAGTTGCATCACCATCCCCCGGATCCAGGCGAACACACCGAGGAAATATTAAAGCAATTAGGCTTGACCAATACAAATAATTAG
- a CDS encoding DUF1428 family protein, with product MYTVIYLYRVKQEKLQHFIEINEKASEIYLSSGALEDMTYLADNLDGSNNCKGLLGVVDVADDESVVFGQSVFRNKSHYNEVMEQVDSDPEINRLFDEMKNTIDLSKVITSTFSTDL from the coding sequence ATGTATACCGTTATTTATCTGTATCGGGTAAAACAGGAGAAATTGCAGCATTTTATTGAAATTAATGAAAAGGCAAGTGAAATATATTTATCAAGCGGTGCATTGGAGGACATGACCTACCTCGCGGATAATCTTGATGGAAGCAATAACTGCAAAGGACTGCTTGGTGTGGTTGACGTTGCTGATGACGAGTCTGTAGTTTTCGGTCAGTCCGTTTTCCGCAACAAATCCCATTATAATGAAGTCATGGAACAGGTTGACAGTGATCCGGAAATCAACCGGCTTTTTGACGAAATGAAAAACACGATTGATTTATCAAAGGTTATCACTTCAACATTTTCAACTGATTTATAA
- a CDS encoding MDR family MFS transporter: MTSQPYNKTLMAALLLAGSFIAILNQTLMITAIPPIMKEMNISANTAQWLTTVFMLVNGVMIPITAFLIERFTTRQLFMTAMSVFAVGTVVGGLAPNFAVLLTGRIIQSAGAGIMLPLMQTVFLLIFPVNKRGAAMGYIGLVISFAPAIGPTLSGWVTYHYSWRFLFLLILPLAILIIFIAYFILRNVTELTYPKLDIPSIILSSVGFGGLLFGFSSAGNYGWDSGRTIAILAVGSFTLAVFVMRQLRMQQPMLEFRVFKYNMFTITTIIGMISFLGLIGSETLIPLYMQNMRGFTAMESGLVLLPGALISGFMSPITGRIFDRFGARMLSLVGLIIMTAATLAFGFLGTTTTLTFLIVMYAVRMFGFSMVMMPVTTAGLNQLPQKLIPHGAAMNNTMRQIAASVGTAILVTIMTMAAQNAQQGPSISNPGIHGVNVAFLVIVVLSFIGIILSIFVKRTYPPAEEAGETEIDKYKEESK; the protein is encoded by the coding sequence ATGACGTCGCAACCTTATAACAAAACATTAATGGCTGCCCTTCTGCTTGCGGGTTCATTTATTGCAATTTTAAATCAGACACTAATGATAACAGCCATTCCTCCAATCATGAAGGAAATGAATATTTCTGCCAATACGGCTCAATGGCTGACGACGGTCTTTATGCTTGTTAATGGGGTTATGATCCCAATCACTGCCTTTTTGATTGAACGGTTTACAACCCGTCAGCTTTTTATGACTGCGATGAGTGTATTCGCAGTTGGAACTGTTGTAGGCGGGCTTGCTCCAAATTTCGCTGTTCTGCTGACCGGAAGAATTATTCAATCAGCAGGAGCAGGGATTATGCTGCCGCTCATGCAGACGGTTTTCCTGTTAATTTTCCCTGTTAATAAACGTGGAGCAGCAATGGGCTACATCGGACTTGTCATTTCTTTTGCACCGGCTATTGGACCGACTTTGTCCGGGTGGGTTACGTATCATTATTCCTGGAGATTCTTATTTTTACTTATTTTACCTTTAGCCATTTTAATTATTTTTATTGCGTATTTCATTTTAAGGAATGTAACCGAGCTAACGTATCCGAAACTCGATATTCCATCGATTATCTTATCCTCTGTCGGCTTTGGCGGACTCTTGTTTGGCTTTTCAAGTGCCGGAAACTATGGATGGGATAGTGGACGGACCATTGCCATTCTTGCAGTTGGTTCCTTTACCCTAGCCGTTTTTGTAATGCGGCAATTGCGCATGCAGCAGCCAATGCTGGAATTCAGGGTATTTAAATATAACATGTTTACCATTACAACAATAATTGGCATGATTTCGTTCCTTGGGTTGATTGGATCGGAAACTCTAATACCGCTTTATATGCAGAACATGAGAGGTTTCACTGCCATGGAATCCGGACTCGTCCTTCTTCCCGGCGCTCTTATCTCCGGATTCATGTCGCCGATTACAGGACGAATTTTCGACCGGTTCGGTGCCCGTATGTTGTCGCTTGTTGGTTTGATTATTATGACTGCCGCAACTTTGGCTTTTGGGTTCCTCGGCACAACAACGACACTCACGTTCCTGATTGTTATGTATGCTGTTCGCATGTTTGGATTCTCAATGGTGATGATGCCTGTGACAACAGCAGGATTGAATCAATTGCCGCAAAAATTGATACCACATGGTGCAGCTATGAACAATACGATGCGGCAAATTGCAGCATCTGTCGGAACAGCAATTCTCGTTACGATTATGACGATGGCTGCGCAAAACGCTCAGCAAGGCCCGTCGATATCGAACCCGGGTATTCACGGAGTAAATGTCGCTTTTTTAGTGATTGTTGTTTTATCGTTCATTGGGATTATCTTATCTATTTTTGTTAAAAGAACCTATCCGCCTGCTGAGGAAGCAGGGGAAACAGAAATTGATAAGTACAAAGAGGAAAGTAAATAA
- the mreBH gene encoding rod-share determining protein MreBH: MLSTAEIGIDLGTANILIYSKTKGIVLNEPSVVAIDMNTKNVVAVGSEAKEMVGKTPQNIVPIRPLRDGVIADYDVTAQMLKEFLKKVSKKMGLSMRKPTVVVCTPSGSTTVERRAIHNAVTSYGAKHVHLIEEPVAAAIGADLPVDEPIANVIVDIGGGTSEVGIISFGGVVSCNSIRTGGDKMDEEITHYIRKKYNILIGERTAENIKMEIGHAYEDHKEETMEVRGRDMVTGLPKTVSVSSKEVYAALNESLDKILEAIRATLENCPPELSGDIVDRGIVLTGGGSLLNGMQDWLSNEIIVPVHIAPNPLESVAIGTGKALKMIGKLQKAAK; the protein is encoded by the coding sequence ATGCTATCAACTGCTGAAATTGGAATTGATTTAGGTACTGCAAATATACTTATATATTCAAAGACAAAAGGAATTGTTTTGAATGAGCCGTCTGTAGTTGCAATTGATATGAACACCAAAAATGTTGTCGCCGTTGGGTCGGAAGCAAAGGAAATGGTCGGGAAAACGCCTCAGAACATTGTACCGATCCGCCCATTACGGGATGGTGTGATTGCTGACTACGATGTCACCGCGCAAATGCTGAAGGAATTTTTGAAAAAAGTCAGCAAAAAAATGGGACTTTCCATGCGTAAGCCGACAGTGGTTGTATGTACACCATCCGGAAGCACAACCGTTGAACGCCGCGCCATTCACAATGCTGTAACCAGTTACGGGGCTAAACATGTCCATTTAATAGAAGAACCCGTTGCAGCAGCAATCGGTGCGGATTTGCCTGTAGACGAGCCAATTGCTAATGTAATCGTCGATATTGGCGGCGGTACAAGCGAAGTGGGCATCATATCATTTGGCGGAGTAGTTTCCTGCAACTCCATTCGTACCGGCGGGGATAAGATGGATGAGGAAATCACCCATTATATCCGTAAAAAGTATAATATTTTGATCGGTGAGCGGACAGCAGAAAATATTAAAATGGAAATTGGCCATGCCTATGAAGATCATAAGGAAGAAACAATGGAAGTACGCGGCCGCGACATGGTAACCGGTCTTCCAAAAACTGTGTCCGTTTCCTCTAAAGAAGTATATGCTGCCTTAAACGAATCGTTGGATAAAATCCTTGAAGCAATCCGAGCAACACTGGAGAACTGCCCGCCTGAATTAAGCGGGGACATTGTTGACCGCGGAATTGTTCTGACCGGCGGCGGGTCATTATTAAACGGAATGCAGGACTGGCTGTCAAACGAAATTATCGTTCCGGTTCACATTGCACCGAACCCGCTTGAGTCAGTTGCCATCGGAACCGGTAAGGCGCTTAAAATGATTGGCAAATTACAAAAAGCAGCTAAATAA
- a CDS encoding CAP domain-containing protein, translated as MLNKLVVTTVSAAVLFGGAFQTTTDASANTDKSQNQSQQNSDCFQFSKKELDNFLNKYFGNVDWEKVNVNKQVTAQQEKPEPKKETKQPVPEQNTQQQDQQAQPEQNKQSEQQQEPAEQVQAPQQEQTEAPAKQQTQQQNQTTQQQQQNNSQAYQLSQYEKKVVELTNQERTERGLEPLEISTELSKVAREKSRDMAENNYFSHNSPTYGSPFDMMKQFGITYKTAGENIARGQQTPQEVVNGWMNSEGHRANILNESFTHIGVGYVENGNYWTQQFIGK; from the coding sequence ATGCTAAACAAATTAGTAGTAACAACCGTTTCTGCGGCAGTTTTATTTGGTGGAGCTTTTCAAACTACCACTGATGCTTCAGCAAATACAGATAAATCTCAAAATCAATCACAACAAAACAGTGATTGCTTCCAGTTTTCAAAAAAGGAATTAGATAATTTCCTGAATAAATATTTCGGTAATGTCGACTGGGAGAAAGTTAATGTCAATAAACAGGTCACTGCACAGCAGGAAAAACCTGAACCAAAAAAGGAAACAAAACAACCTGTACCAGAACAGAATACTCAGCAGCAAGATCAACAGGCACAGCCTGAGCAGAATAAGCAGTCTGAACAACAACAAGAACCAGCTGAACAAGTACAGGCACCTCAACAGGAGCAAACAGAGGCACCTGCAAAGCAGCAAACACAACAACAGAATCAAACAACTCAGCAGCAACAGCAAAACAACAGCCAAGCTTATCAGTTGAGCCAGTATGAAAAGAAAGTTGTTGAATTGACGAATCAGGAACGTACTGAACGCGGGCTGGAACCGCTTGAAATCAGTACTGAATTGAGTAAAGTAGCCCGTGAGAAGTCCCGTGATATGGCTGAAAACAATTATTTCTCCCACAATAGCCCAACGTACGGTTCACCGTTTGACATGATGAAACAATTCGGTATCACGTACAAAACTGCAGGCGAAAACATTGCTAGGGGTCAACAAACTCCACAAGAGGTTGTGAACGGTTGGATGAACAGTGAAGGCCACCGTGCAAACATTCTAAATGAAAGCTTCACTCATATTGGTGTAGGATATGTGGAGAATGGAAATTATTGGACACAGCAATTCATTGGCAAATAA
- a CDS encoding glutaminase produces the protein MVQGTANWNTEQTEEWLQEYVDDWVAFYHNKTGDGKVASYIPELQKADPNDLGITIIGKSGMTISSGAIESPFTVQSISKVLSFIVACMERGVAYMLDKVDVEPTGEAFNSIMHLEMRQVKKPFNPLVNAGAITVSSILEGRTSDEKMEPIFELLTKMLGYRPAINVDVYESERDTSVRNRAIGYYLLETDFLESDLNITLETYFKQCSIEVTVNDLAQIGLILANDGIDPESREEIIPRQVARIAKALMLTCGMYDASGKFATYVGIPAKSGVSGGIIAAVPPRVRDEELPFLEGCGIGVYGPALDDRGNSIAGIRLLRHIASQWDLSIF, from the coding sequence ATGGTACAGGGGACAGCAAACTGGAATACGGAGCAGACAGAAGAATGGCTCCAGGAATATGTTGATGACTGGGTGGCTTTTTACCATAATAAAACAGGCGACGGAAAGGTGGCATCCTATATTCCTGAACTGCAAAAAGCCGATCCGAATGATCTTGGTATTACGATTATCGGAAAGAGCGGAATGACAATCAGTTCTGGTGCCATAGAATCACCGTTCACGGTCCAGAGTATCTCCAAAGTGCTCAGTTTTATTGTGGCATGTATGGAACGCGGGGTTGCCTATATGCTTGATAAAGTGGATGTGGAACCGACCGGCGAAGCATTTAATTCCATCATGCACCTGGAAATGCGGCAGGTAAAAAAACCGTTTAATCCGCTCGTTAATGCAGGTGCCATTACCGTTTCATCCATTCTGGAAGGACGTACATCCGATGAAAAGATGGAACCAATCTTTGAACTGCTCACGAAAATGCTCGGTTACCGTCCGGCAATCAATGTTGATGTGTATGAATCCGAGCGTGATACCTCTGTACGGAATAGGGCAATCGGCTACTATCTTTTGGAGACCGACTTTCTTGAATCGGATTTAAATATTACCCTGGAGACTTATTTTAAGCAGTGCTCAATTGAAGTAACCGTTAATGATTTGGCACAAATCGGCTTAATTCTCGCCAATGATGGAATTGATCCGGAATCGCGGGAAGAAATTATTCCAAGGCAGGTTGCAAGAATTGCCAAAGCGCTTATGCTAACATGTGGTATGTATGATGCTTCAGGAAAATTTGCCACTTATGTGGGAATTCCTGCGAAAAGTGGGGTGTCTGGTGGTATCATAGCTGCAGTACCTCCAAGAGTACGTGACGAGGAGCTGCCGTTTCTGGAAGGCTGCGGGATCGGTGTCTATGGGCCGGCACTGGATGATAGAGGCAACAGTATTGCTGGAATACGGCTGTTGAGGCACATTGCGAGCCAGTGGGACTTAAGCATATTCTAA
- a CDS encoding SOS response-associated peptidase, protein MCGRYTLLADEVEILREFDLEQPIESYQPSFNIAPGQNVLAIIHDGKKKRAGYLRWGLVPSWAKDEKIGYKMINARSETAHEKPSFKKLIARKRCLIVADSFYEWKRDGKEKQPKRIQLADRKLFAFAGLWDQWQHEDKKLFTCTILTKDANEYMQQIHHRMPIILPKEKEDEWIASPERDVNVWHHFLETLEADTFTSYNVDTYVNAAKNNDAACIEPLAE, encoded by the coding sequence GTGTGCGGACGTTACACATTATTGGCAGATGAGGTGGAAATCTTACGCGAGTTTGACCTGGAACAGCCGATTGAATCGTATCAACCAAGTTTTAACATTGCACCCGGACAGAATGTGCTGGCAATCATCCATGATGGAAAGAAAAAGCGGGCCGGATATTTACGCTGGGGGCTAGTTCCATCATGGGCAAAAGATGAAAAAATCGGCTACAAAATGATTAATGCCCGAAGCGAGACAGCACATGAAAAGCCAAGTTTTAAAAAGCTGATCGCCCGCAAACGCTGCTTAATTGTTGCAGACAGCTTTTATGAGTGGAAACGGGATGGGAAAGAAAAACAGCCGAAGCGCATTCAGCTGGCTGACCGGAAGCTGTTTGCTTTTGCGGGTCTATGGGATCAATGGCAACACGAGGATAAAAAACTGTTCACTTGTACGATTCTTACAAAAGACGCGAATGAGTACATGCAGCAGATTCATCACCGCATGCCAATTATACTGCCAAAGGAAAAAGAAGACGAGTGGATTGCATCGCCTGAACGTGATGTGAATGTATGGCATCATTTTTTGGAAACACTGGAAGCCGACACGTTTACGTCTTATAATGTGGATACATATGTAAATGCGGCCAAAAATAATGATGCCGCATGTATTGAACCACTGGCAGAATAG
- a CDS encoding low molecular weight protein-tyrosine-phosphatase → MIRVLFICLGNICRSPMAEAVFRNLVQQDNLSDKITVDSAGIGHWHSGEPPHKGTRDMLDKLHISYKDMKARQVHSTDWRDFDYIIAMDDQNIRDLRNINDEMSEVTIAKLMDFVKDPDNENVPDPYFTGNFDYTYELVSKGCNGLLDNIKKEKNI, encoded by the coding sequence ATGATAAGGGTTTTATTTATTTGTCTGGGAAATATCTGCAGATCACCGATGGCGGAAGCTGTATTCCGCAACCTTGTGCAACAGGATAATCTTTCAGATAAAATAACGGTTGATTCTGCAGGAATTGGGCATTGGCACAGCGGGGAACCGCCGCACAAGGGCACCAGAGACATGCTGGACAAACTGCATATTTCCTACAAAGATATGAAAGCAAGACAGGTACATTCAACTGACTGGCGGGATTTTGACTACATTATCGCAATGGATGATCAAAACATTCGTGATCTTCGCAATATAAACGACGAAATGAGCGAAGTCACGATTGCGAAACTGATGGATTTTGTAAAAGATCCTGACAATGAAAATGTACCTGACCCATACTTTACAGGCAATTTTGATTACACGTATGAATTAGTATCAAAAGGCTGCAATGGTTTATTGGATAATATAAAAAAGGAAAAAAACATATAG
- a CDS encoding YtxH domain-containing protein — protein sequence MGKQKLFIGVIAGAIAGGLVSLFNRDTRDYTKHKMGVVKDRSGYYAKHPSDAVKTARIRFDSFNKKLTSGTENALKALDQVESSLDKYVNKKQENQKQLDDSSK from the coding sequence ATGGGCAAACAGAAACTATTTATCGGAGTCATCGCGGGGGCGATTGCAGGTGGACTTGTATCGTTATTCAATCGTGATACAAGAGACTATACAAAACACAAGATGGGTGTTGTCAAAGACCGGTCAGGATATTATGCGAAACATCCGTCAGACGCAGTTAAAACAGCCCGAATCAGATTTGATTCCTTTAATAAAAAATTGACGAGTGGAACAGAAAATGCTTTAAAAGCACTTGATCAGGTGGAAAGCTCGCTTGACAAGTATGTGAATAAAAAGCAAGAGAACCAGAAGCAACTTGATGATTCGTCAAAATAA
- a CDS encoding YihY/virulence factor BrkB family protein, with product MEKVKTFGKQLFEQITEHDVFGTAAQLAYFFLLSLFPFLLFLMTLVGYVPIDDQAIIELIATYAPGEIADLINENISELVNNRNGSLLSIGIIGTLWSASNAINAIMKGLNNAYEVEEDRSFIVSRLIAVILTLAMFFVICMAFLLPVFGKVIGEFLFTFVGLSEGFLNVWETLRWVISSITFFIVLIALYKLAPNRKVYFKYAVWGALFATVSWQLVSLAFSYYVNSMGNYAATYGSLGTVIVLMIWFYLTGIIILIGGLINAVLRKNNLAD from the coding sequence ATGGAAAAAGTGAAAACGTTTGGAAAGCAGCTGTTTGAACAAATTACGGAACATGATGTGTTTGGAACTGCGGCTCAGCTTGCTTATTTTTTCCTGTTATCCCTTTTTCCCTTTTTATTATTTTTAATGACACTTGTCGGATACGTTCCGATTGATGATCAGGCCATTATAGAGTTAATAGCGACGTATGCTCCAGGTGAAATTGCTGATTTGATTAATGAAAATATCAGTGAACTTGTCAATAATCGCAACGGCTCGTTGTTATCTATTGGTATAATCGGTACATTGTGGTCTGCATCAAATGCGATCAATGCGATTATGAAGGGACTCAATAACGCATATGAAGTTGAAGAGGACCGTTCTTTTATTGTATCCCGGTTAATCGCGGTCATATTAACGCTGGCCATGTTCTTTGTGATTTGTATGGCATTTCTGCTGCCGGTTTTCGGAAAGGTTATCGGGGAATTTCTTTTTACATTTGTCGGCCTGTCGGAAGGTTTTCTGAATGTATGGGAAACATTGAGATGGGTAATTTCATCCATAACGTTCTTTATTGTTCTGATCGCGCTGTATAAACTTGCTCCCAACAGAAAGGTTTATTTCAAATATGCAGTCTGGGGTGCATTGTTTGCAACAGTCAGCTGGCAGCTCGTATCACTAGCATTCTCTTATTATGTTAATTCGATGGGCAATTATGCAGCAACATACGGAAGTCTGGGAACTGTCATTGTGTTGATGATCTGGTTTTATCTGACAGGAATTATTATTTTAATTGGCGGTCTCATTAATGCGGTGTTGCGGAAAAATAATTTAGCAGATTAA